The following proteins come from a genomic window of Macaca nemestrina isolate mMacNem1 chromosome 10 unlocalized genomic scaffold, mMacNem.hap1 SUPER_10_unloc_1, whole genome shotgun sequence:
- the LOC139361118 gene encoding LOW QUALITY PROTEIN: hypoxanthine-guanine phosphoribosyltransferase-like (The sequence of the model RefSeq protein was modified relative to this genomic sequence to represent the inferred CDS: deleted 2 bases in 1 codon): MATRSPGVVISDDEPGYDLDLFCIPNHYAEDLERVFIPHGLIMDRTERLARDVMKEMGGHHIVALCVLKGGYKFFADLLDYIKALNRNSDRSIPMTVDFIRLKSYCNDQSTGDIKVIGGDDLSTLTGKNVLIVEDIIDTGKTMQTLLSLVRQYNPKMVKVASLLVKRTPRSVGYKPDFVGFEIPDKFVVGYALDYNEYFRDLNHVCVISETGKAKYKA, from the exons ATGGCGACCCGCAGCCCTGGCGTCgtgattagtgatgatgaaccAGGTTATGACCTTGATTTATTCTGCATACCTAATCATTATGCTGAGGATTTGGAAAGGGTGTTTATTCCTCATGGACTAATTATGGACAGGACTGAACGTCTTGCTCGAGATGTGATGAAGGAGATGGGAGGCCATCACATTGTAGCCCTCTGTGTGCTCAAG GGGGGCTATAAATTCTTTGCTGACCTGCTGGATTACATCAAAGCACTGAATAGAAATAGTGATAGATCCATTCCTATGACTGTAGATTTTATCAGACTGAAGAGCTATTGTAATGACCAGTCAACAGGGGACATAAAAGTAATCGGAGGAGATGATCTCTCAACTTTAACCGGAAAGAATGTCTTGATTGTGGAAGATATAATTGACACTGGCAAAACGATGCAGACTTTGCTTTCCTTGGTCAGGCAGTATAATCCAAAGATGGTCAAGGTCGCAAGCTTGCTGGTGAAAAGGACTCCACGAAGTGTTGGATATAAGCCAGACTTTGTTGGATTTGAAATTCCAGACAAGTTTGTTGTAGGATATGCCCTTGACTATAATGAATACTTCAGGGATTTGAATCATGTTTGTGTCATTAGTGAAACtggaaaagcaaaatacaaagcCTAA